The genome window GTAATAAGAGTCGTGAACACAAACATGAGGTATAATTGAGTTCTTGTCTGATCTTTTGAGTTGTACCTGATCTTTTGAGTTCTTGTCTTGGTTCGTTCTTGATTCTTGGACGAGGTGGGATTTGGAGAGCCGAGGGCGGCGCGGCAGCGGCGGGTTTCTCGGTAAATCTCGGTTCTTGATGAGTTATTGAGTTGAGGTTTTGATATTGGGAAGCGCTAGATTAATGTTTCCGTGAGTAATTCCTTTCGCACGGTTGCATTTGTTGATGTTTAGGTCGGACTAGATTGTTTCCATCGAGATGGTGGGCGGCGGAGGGCATTCGTCGATGGACCACCCTGGCGCCAAGGACCTCGAGCGCGGCGAGTTGCGCCGTGGCGCGCCTGAGTTTGCGGACGGCGATGATGGAGACGGGGAAGAAAGCCAGTACTTCTCGGACGCGGAGGACCGGTCGTGGACGTCGCACTCGCGCCACGATTCCACCGCCTACGAGGACTACGTCTTGCCGTGCGTGTCCGCCCGCGCGAGCTCCGTCGACGCCGATGCCGACGGCGAGGCCGTCAGACAACACTGCAGGAAGTCATCGTGCGTGTCAGAGGGCTCGCTGGACGACGTTGACCTAGAGGCCGGACTGAGCGAGATCATCAAGGCCAGCCCTAAGAAGGCCGAACAGAACTGTCGCATTTGCCACCTTGGCCTGGAGAGCGCGGTGGCCGAGTCCGGTGCCGACATCACGCTCGGCTGCTCCTGCAAGGGGGACTTATCCTACGCCCACAAGCAGTGCGTCGACACATGGTTCAAGATCAGAGGCAACAAGTAAGTCCCAGTCCATTGAACCCTCGGCGATTCAGTCCAGTTCAATTCAATTAGTTCAATGTGCAAGCTCGTCATGTTTTTTTCCTTCTGAAATTGGCCTCCTACTTTTAAGTTGGAGAGACACGATGCAGACGTAACATCAAGCGCACACTAACTAACGACCGCCCACCCACCCTTCTGAATGTACTAAAATTGGCAACATGAGAGCCATCATATGCATTGCCTCTTGAAGTCTTGATGGATCGAATCCAAAACAGTAGGAGTTGTCCTTGACTGAATTAACATCTATTGGTATCACTAGATAAAGATGAATCCAAACAGAGTAACAATAAGCTTAAGGCAGAAATCAGATTATGAGTGCTTTGAAATGGTAGACTAATCACTTTGTGATCCATTTTCTACACaacaagtgaaagggaattaggcttacacctagttcctaaataattttggtggttgaattgcccaacacaaataattggactaactagtttgctctagtgtacaaattatacaggtgccaaaggttcacacttagccaataaaaagatcaagttttggattcaacaaaggagcaaaggggcaaccgaaggcacctctggtctgggggcaccggacagtgtccggtgcaccaccggacagtgtccggtgcaccagaggactccaactcgaactcgtcaccttcgggaatctccagaggcactcacgctataattcaccggactgtccggtgtacaccggacagtgttcggtgctccaaggaagagccgcctcaggaactcgccagcctcgggaaatcgcaacggctgctccgctataattcaccggattgttcggtgtacaccggactgtccggtgaaccagcagagcaacggctacttcgcgctaacggtcacctgcaggcacattcaatgcgcgccagaagcgcgcagaagtcaggcacgcccatactggcgcaccggacattgaacagtacatgtccggtgtgcaccggacatccaggcgggcccagaagacagagctccaacggacgAATCCCAACGgcatttggtgacgtggctggcgcaccggacatgtccggtgtgcaccggactgtccggtgcaccatacgacagacggcctccaccaacggtcatgtttggtggttggggctataaataccccaaccaccccaccattcattgcatccaagttttccagcttccaaccactatacaagagctagcattcattgcaaagcacaccaaaagagatcaaatcctctcccaactccacacaaagctttagtgactagagagagtgatttgtagtgttcatttgagctcttgcgcttggatcgcattcttttctttcgcattctttcttgtgatcaaacactcacttgtaattgaggcaagagacaccaattgtgtggtggtccttgcgggaagtttgattcccaagtgatttgagaagagaagctcactcggtccgagggaccgtttgagagagggaaagggttgaaaaagacccggcctttgtggcctcctcaacggggagtaggtttgcaagaaccgaacctcggtaaaacaaatctgtgtgtctcacttcttatttgcttgagatttgttttgcaccctctctcgcggactcggttttatttctaacactaacccagcttgtagttgtgtttatatttgtaaatttcagtttcgccctattcaccccccctctaggcgactatcaattggtatcagagcccagtgcttcattagagcctaaccgctcgaagtgatgtcgggagatcatgccaagaaggagatggagaccggcgaaaagcccactacaagccacgggagcacttcatcggaagagtcccgcaccaagaggaaggagaagaaagactcctccaaagggaaggagaagaagaaggactcctccaaagggaaggagaagaaatcttcttcacacaaagagaagaaggaaaaatcctcttctcacaagcctcgtcggagtggggacaagaaaaagaagatgaggaaagtggtctactacgagaccgactcttcatcaacatccacctccggctccgacgcggcgtccgtcacttctaagcgccaagagcgcaagaagtatagtaagattcccctacgctaccctcgcatttctaaacatacacctctactttccgtcccattaggcaaaccaccaacatttgatggtgaagattatgctaggtggagtgatttaatgcgatttcatctaacctcactccacaaaagtatatgggatgtcgttgagtttggtgcacaggtaccatccgtaggggatgaagactatgataaggatgaggtggcccaaatcgagcacttcaactctcaagcaacaacaatactcctcgcctctctaagtagagaggagtataacaaagtacaagggttgaagagcgccaaggaggtttgggatgtgctcaaaaccgcacacgaaggagatgagctcacaaagatcaccaagcgggagacgatcgagggggagctcggtcggttccggcttcacaaaggggaggagccacaaaacatgtacaaccggctcaagaccttggtgaatcaagtgcgcaacctcgggagcaagaaatgggatgaccacgaaatggttaagattattctaagatctcttatttttcttaaccctactcaagtacaattaattcgtggcaacccaagatatacactaatgacccccgaggaagtaatcaggaattttgtgagttttgagtgcatgatcgaaggctcgaggaagatcaacgagcttgatgatccctccacatccgaagctcaacccgtcgcattcaaggcgacgaaggaaaagaaggaggagtctacaccaagtagacaaccaatcgacgcctccaagctcgacaatgaggaaatggcgctcgtcatcaagagcttccgtcaaatcctcaaacaaaggagggggaaagactacaagtcccgctccaagaaggtttgctacaagtgtggtaagcccggtcactttatagctaaatgtccattatcaagtgatagtgataggggcgacgacaagaaggggagaagaaaggagaagaagaggtactacaagaagaagggcggcgatgcccatgtttgtcgggagtgggactccgacgaaagctctagcgactcctccgacgacgaggacgccgccaacatcgccgtcaccaagggacttctcttcccaaacgtcggccacaagtgcctcatggcaaaggacggcaagagaaagaaggttaaatcaaaatcctccactaaatatgaatcttctagtgatgataatgctagtgatgaggaagataatttgcgtaccctttttgccaaccttaacatgaaacaaaaagaaaaattaaatgaattaattagtgctattcatgaaaaggatgaccttttggattcccaagcggactttctaattaaggaaaataagaaacatgttaaggttaagaatgcttatgctctagaggtagaaaaatgtgaaaaattatctagtgagctaagcacatgccatgacactattgccaaccttagaaatgaaaatgccaaattaattgctaaggttgattctcatgtttgtaatgtctcaacttccaattctagagatgatgatgttgatttacttgctagaattgatgagttgaatgtttctcttgctagccttagaaatgaaaatgaaaaattgcatgctaaggctaaagattttgatgtttgcaatgttactatttctaaccttagtagtgaaaacgatatattacatgctaaggttgtagaattaaaatcttgcaaaccctctacatctatcattgagcatgtatctatttgtactagatgtagagatgttgatattaatgctattcatgatcacatgtccttaattaaacaacaaaatgatcatatagcaaaattagatgctaaaattgccgagcataacctagaaaatgaaaattttaaatttgctcgtagtatgctttataatgggagacgccctggcatcaaggatggcattggcttccgaaggggagacaatgtcaaacttaatgcccctcctaaaaggttgtccaactttgttaagggcaaggctcccatgcctcgggataacgagggttacattttataccctgccggttatcccgaggacaaaattaggagaattcattctaggaagtctcactctggccccaaccatgcttttatgtataagggtgagacatctagctctaggcaaccaacccgtgctaagttgcctaagaagaaaactcctagtgcatcaaatgaacatagtctttcatttaaaacttttga of Zea mays cultivar B73 chromosome 8, Zm-B73-REFERENCE-NAM-5.0, whole genome shotgun sequence contains these proteins:
- the LOC103637214 gene encoding uncharacterized protein — translated: MVGGGGHSSMDHPGAKDLERGELRRGAPEFADGDDGDGEESQYFSDAEDRSWTSHSRHDSTAYEDYVLPCVSARASSVDADADGEAVRQHCRKSSCVSEGSLDDVDLEAGLSEIIKASPKKAEQNCRICHLGLESAVAESGADITLGCSCKGDLSYAHKQCVDTWFKIRGNK